The Phragmites australis chromosome 1, lpPhrAust1.1, whole genome shotgun sequence genomic interval AGGTAACTAAGCTCTTTAGGTATGATTTCATGGTTAATACAAGCCTGACTCAACGAACACGGTGGCTAACGCCCTATCTTGTCGTGACGACGATGCCAGTGCTAGTCAATTGGCAGTAATATCAGGGCCACGGTTCGCCCTCCTTGACGGCATTTGGCAAGAAACAGTCATGGACGCTACGCAACAGGAGCTCATGACCAGGATCAATAATGGCGAGCTCAGGCCTACTTGGTCGATGCGCGATGGCTTGATCATCTGTGACCGCTGCATCCTTCTCTAGTACTACTCCGTTGATCCCACTGATCATATCGGAGGCTCATGAACCAGGTCATGAGGGTGTCAAAAAGACGCTCCACCGTGTTCGTCGCGACTTCACCTGGATGGGCACACGCAACTATCAAGGATTACGTGTGCACCTGTTCGGCCTGTCAAACGAAACAAGACTCCAACACAACATCCAGCCGACCTTCTTCATCCTCTGCCAGTGCCGAAGCATATTTGGCAAGACGTGGCAATGGACTTCGTCAAGGCGTTGCCCAAGGTACACGAGAAGACGGTCATCTTGACCGTAGTGGACCGGCTATCGAAGTACACTCATTTTATTTCTTGGGCACACCCGTACACCATTGAGTCTGTCGGCCATGCGTTCTTCACGTAAGTGGTGCGTTTGCACGGGCTACTGGCAACCATTGTCTCTGATCGCGACGCCATCTTCACAAGTCGCTTCTGGATCGAATTATTCAAGCTCACTGGTGTTCGTCTACTCAAAAGCACCGCCTTTCATCCCCAGACGGATGATCAGTCCGAGGCGGTAAACAAAGTCATCGCAATGTATTCACGGTGCATGACCGGCGATCGACCGCGCCAATGGGTGCAGTGGCTTCCGCGGGCCGAGTATTGCTACAAAATGTCATTTCACATGGCCCTCCAAGCTACGCCGTTCCACATCGTCTACAATCGCGATCCACCAACCCTTCGCACCTACGACCCGAGCACGGTGAGGGTGGAGGCGGTTGACAGACAGCTTGCTGACCGGGACTCTTTCCTTTGTGATGTCCGTGATCGCCTTCATCAAGCTCAACAGCATGACAAGCGCTACTACGACGACAAACACCAACCTCTCACACTCgatgttggacagtgggtgtgGCCTCGCCTTCATCGTTGTCTAGCAGCGTCTGTCTCTGGTGCTTCCTTAAGCAAGCTGGCCCCTTGCTTCTACAACCCTTATAAGGTTCTAGAGCACATTGGCGATATGGCATATCGCCTTGACCTGCCACAACAAGCACATCTCCATCCAGTGTTCCACGTCAACCTGTTGAAACCTTTTGTCGGTCTCTGGCTACACCACCACCACTTCCTCCCATTCACAATGGGCGCACCATGCCTACGCCTGCTGTTGCCTTGCGTTCGCGTTTGAGCCGTGGTGTCTGGGAAGTGCTGGTTCAATGGGAGGGTCAACCTGCTGCGAATGCATCTTGGGAACGTGTTCTAGAGTTTCGACATCACTACCCCAACTTCCAGCTAGGGGACGAGTTGTTttcgagggagggagagatgtcATGTGGGGACAGACCTACCTGCAATGTCATGCGCACCGAGTGCGCCCAGGAGCCGAGCCAGCTACAGCTACAACTTCTTCATCAAGTTAGATCAGTAGTTTGACTCggttagagatagagttggaATTAGTTAAGAATTTGTTTAGTCCATCTATATATTGTAATCTTGAGAATCTATGAAGGCAGGCAATTAGATCCAAAACCAATCTCTTATCACGTGCCTTGTTCGTGGGCGTAGCTGCCACAACGCCGCCCAAGTTCAGGCGCACAATTCCACATCCGCAACCACCGACCTACCACCGCTACAACCTCCGCTCGCTAATCCAAGCTACTGGCCGTGATAGGTAGGCCTAAACTAGGTAAGGGATATCCTAAACAAGGAAAACTAGGAAGGAGATTAATCGCTGTTGTACATTCCATAAAACATCACCGTAATTGGGTTATGGCGGCTAGGCCTGGCCGACAGGGTCAGTGTGGCTCATATTCCAACAAAGATGCTTGAACGATGTGGCTAGAGTTCTTAGAATGGGAAGTTTGATATATACTGAATAATGAGTTATATGAAAAAAGAATAACATAGCATATAGAAACAaaccattaaaaaattaaacaatACTTAATTGGTTATCATTGTTCAATAGAAATAAGCCATTTCCTTTAGCATGTTCAAGAGAAATGATTCACTTTTAATACTACAATACTAATCCatttaagacaacaaactaacTAAAGAACTGTGCATGCCTAATATCCAAGGTCAAAGCCCAATATTGCATGGAAAAATAAGACAAAAATTCCAACTTGGCATTCAGTTTTAGTTTAGACAAACATAGATGCATCATCGACCATGCTACAAACCTTTCCGGAGACCAGGTGAGGCATCATCACCAATGAACATTAAAGGAACATCTATTTTGAGAAGCGCAGAAGAAGGGGCTCTCATAAATGTGACATTCAGAGGTTCATCAGTGCCTGCATGCAAATGTACCTGAATGTGTTCCAACAGATACCACATAGGTCAGATTGGCAACTGTGTTGGTGTAGCATAGAAGCTAATGCACAAGcatattcatgttatttttaACAATCAACATATTAATGGCACTATATCATCTTCTCTTGAGCATCCATCGAAAAAAGTTCTATACTGTGAAATATGGGATTAGCCATCATCTAGTATCAGGTCAATAAAGACAAGTAGGCAACCAAACAATTCGAAATAAATACTTAGGAGGTCAGGATTACCTCAaacaagaaaaaggagagggggatTGCATTAGCAGTTTGTATCGTGAAAATGGATCCTCTTACACAAGAAAATGCACATGCATTACTTACTGACAGGATTGGCCAATTGAATACAGATGCCCCCGATCAGACAATTTTCGAGGGATGGTAATGCAAACAGTGCACTCACTTAAGGTAAGGGTCCTACTGCATTGCACTACAGAGAAACTAAACCTAGATTTCAGTTCAGTTTAGTCTATCTCCAATATGCCTCACTCCTAGTTTATTTGTCAAATTTCATGTTTTCAACAACCAGATCGAAGTCCAACTAAAAAGCATTACCAGAGGAACAAAGCTTCAACCAAGAGGCATCATCATCTTGTTCTGTAAACTAACTAAACAGATTTTTTATGTTCAAATACCTCTGAACCAGTGTAAATATTGAAGATTAACGAGATGTTTCGAGTACACAGCCATTTCACAATTTATCCGTATGTACCCTTCTAGAACCACCACTCAATGTTGCGTTCATGAACAAGCCAACACCATCTTCATAGACAATGGAGCAATTCTAGCGCAGGGACAGAACTATTTCAATCCCGGCGGATCACACAAGGCATGATACATCCTCAGCAAAAATACCGGAGGATCACACAAGGCATGATACAAGCGGGTCACCTCAGCTGCGCAATCTCTACCAAAACACCCCCAGCCATCGTCGCGCACACATCGACATTAGCTATTACTACCAATCAAACGGGGCACCCACCTTGCGCGGCAGGACGCGGACGCTCTCGACGAGGTCCCCTTGCCCGGCGTGCTCGGACCAGACCTGGATCCGGAACAGCCTGGATAGGAAGAAGGACCGGCCAAGGTGGTCGACGAGCTTGCGGATCTGCTTGGACGGCACGGAGACGAGACGCTTGTTGCCACCCTCCTGCCCGTTCTCCTGCTCGAATACGATGGCCGGCACCCGCCCGGCCTTGCGCTCCTTGGCGGCCACGTGCCGCCCCGACGAGGCACGCGGCACGGCGAGGATCACCTCATCGTGCTTGGCGTCCGGTCGCGGGTGGCCAGGGAGGTAGTCGTACGGCGGGGAGAGCGGGTCGGCGTGGTGGGGGTCCGCCGGGGAGACGAgcgcctcggcggcggcggagaggcggcggaggaggaagggggGAAGTGTGAGGGTTTGGAGGGGTCGCCGGAGAAGCATGGTTGGGTGGTGTAGGGTTTTGGGGAGGTAAGGATGCAGCTGCGGTAGGCCGCTTGGGAGAGTGCAGAGAAGAGTTAGGGGTTTTGGGTTTTGGGGGTGTGGGCTTTGGGTGTTGGGCTCCGAGAGGCCCATGATCGTACGAGAGGGCGTCATGGGCTGAAAATGAGCATGGCCTCGGGTGATTCCTATATGTCGGCCACCCCAGGTTGGACAGACAGTTCTGGAAAGCTCCCAGCGGAAGCGATTCGGAGTCGACACCGGAGCGATCGGTGTTTGGCCGGCCCCCTCGCCCCAATGGCTTGCCGGTCTCGGTGGAGGAGGGTGTCATGGTACCTCTGGTGGTCAGTATTACTGTAATTAGtagtttgtttattttttatctagttGTTAGGTTAGTTTGTAGTTTCTTTTAGTGGATTTAAGGATAGAATCATTGATGTTTTTGTCTCTCCTTGATTTCTCCATCGAGGAGGAATTCAGGAGGTTCTTTTGTTCTCTAACCTATTGAGTTGGTGTATTGGTTTCCGATGATATCGTCTCTACGTACTTAAAAAAGGAATGTGTATCCTACCCGTCTGATAGGGTCGTCCGGTTCGTTCAGCATTCTAATAACGTTTTGCGCTATTGTTGGTGGATAAAAAAGTTTATTGGCCTTGGTCCTACCTCGTCGGTGGTGGATGTATCGGCATCGGCTCCTCAGATCCAGCTTGACAACGGCATTCGGGGAAGCTACAGGTTGCTGATCGGGACCTCTGTGCATTTTGCTTTGTAATTTTCAGGTGTCTAGTTGTACTATGTTTGTCACTGATTGAATAAAGTCACcctgtttctaaaaaaaatattggccACCCGATTTTAGCTTCCGCATAGGCTAATGTTTGAGATTCGTGCTTGGGGGCTTAGACAACTAAGATTGCATGTGAGCATGGGCGCGAAGCGAGCGCCAATCAGGTGCGAGGGCATAGGCTAGGAGGACAAATTGGATCCTCTGATGTTGCTCTCGACTATGTCACAATCCGCCGTCTGTGGCCTCGGATGATGTAGCGTTCTCCTTCCTTTGTAGCTGTGTTTCTATGCGCCCCAGCTCTAGGACATGTGGAGCTGTAATAccatgaaaaaaagaaaggataaACATATGGATGGATCGGTCACCACCTGGATCCATCCAAATCCCTCCCGACTAGTGCGTCGCTACTCATTGTCACCCGACCGACGAGTGTGTTACCACCCCGTCGTAGCTTGCATTGCGCTGTTTCCTGCCATAGCCGCGTCGTCACCCCCCATCTAGAGTGCAGCCAACCGATGATGGCAAAAGGAAGTGGGATAGGGGTGACTGAAGTCaaagggaaggagagagaaggaaaaaagaaagaaaaagaagaaggagaagaaggagaggaggaaaaaagaaagaaagaaagaaaagagaaaggaaaagaaaaggaaggaaaggaaaaaggaaaagaaaaaagaagaagaaagaatggaaggaggaggaaggaaaaGGGGAGACGAAGGGGAAATATTGGAATTTCGTGTTTCCAATTTTCTCATCGATTCGGCTGCCCTACTATGAAGCCGATTTCTATGTAGTCTTTaaatgcttgatgatgagtagCATATATTCAGTTTTTGTCATCAAAATACGTGATCAGTAGTCCGATCCGCGTGCAACAatgatatattaaaaaaattgagaataATCAATGTCGATTTTTGCTACGAGCTTAAAATAGGAGTTGTTAGATAAATAGCGAGATTATGAATATCCTCAAGTTAACTGATGAACAGAGTTTAGATGTCATTATCTCTAGAATATGCAGTTCGAGCATAGCAACCTCGACGGTTGATTCAATGACCTTAATGATGTTTAATGAAGAGCTTAATGCTAGGTTCTTCCATTTACTCCATTAACACCTTGTTTGCAGTTTTGGATATAGGAACTGTGTAATTGTTTGTGTGATTTTAATGTGTCTTTGGCACTAAGAGTGAGCATGTGCAAGTGGTGATATATCCGATCGTGGTTAGATGAGctccctccaccaccatcgatGAAAGGcaagtcacatagggatgtgactaatgctatgtttatattcatgtcttacattATTTTAGTTAATTGAAATGGAGTACACCTCATTAAGGGGAATAACTTGGTTTACATATGTTTAAGACTCGTTAATTCTTATTATTCAATGGTCGATGATTTAGTCATTATGATGCGCATATACTTGTGCTAACATTTATCGATTCCATTATTATATGGAGATTGTTGCCGTGAGGTGAAGTAAGCTAGCTGGTTGTTGTTTATGGTTTATTTCAGAATTTATGGTGCAATCGCTTATTGGGTATGATGTCATGTATATATGCATCATGTTGCAATCATGCCATCTCATAAGCATTGTTCATGCTATCGCATAAGTATGAAATTAATGGTGATTGTGGTGTTCTCATGGTGGTCATGGAGATGATTTTTAAATTATGATatcatatgcatacatatgcatatcaAATGGAGATAAAATACATGTCACAACCATCGTGCCATGACTAGTACCGGTACATAGAGTTGCATGAGAGATTGGCATCGTCCGACAttaaactctcaaatggagttgcatcatgacATCCATACATTCTTCATACCGTCTAAAGAATATGAAATCTTGAAGAGTTAGTATTATCATATATGAGTATTTTTTGGGTGGATATTTGGCAGTTGCCATGTCAGGAGTATGTGCACCCTTGTTGGGTTATATTTTGCTTACCATTGTGATTTGTCTTTGTTTTTAAGACGATAGGGAGATTGTGTTAGTAGGTGATGTACATGTGGAACAATACCTTTTGTTTTCCATGCCATGGCATATATTTGTGAGTAATCTTTTACTTCCAAGCAAGTGTTTCTTTTAATTGTAGGTgagatatgtatatatttatagcCGTTTGATAATGAGTAGTATAGAATTATCATATCCGGATACCCTAGGGTTATCTATCATTAttggggcatatctttatctctgagaAGAGAATCCCTGAACGCATGAAAACCGCTTATAGATACCTAGGctatctcataaatagggaagtttatctcaaAGAATTAAAAGGAAGACTCCAGAGGCCATACGCCCCCTATATATGCAAAGCGTGGGGACCTTGCGGAGGACAATTCGAGCCAAGTAGAGACAATTCGACACTAGACATTACACGCCATTGAAGCATGAGGAAGTTCTACATCCTCCAAGCCTTTCGCAACTAGATCTGTATTTGCATTTGACCCCGACTACACCCAAAGAAGCCGTCCGACTAagttagatccatctaggctacacacacacacccccTTATAACAGTCTTGGAGAATAATACAAAGACAAATAGGACATAAGCCGTAATCCGGGTACCTTTACCTATCGCACGCACTCGGGTAAGCCCGAACAAGGTCACACGGGAATCGATTTAAGGAAATAAGAATTTCTACAACTAGAGGGTAAGTATGAGtgttcaattcttttctcttactCCGGACGGCTGATTCATAATGGCCGGTTGGCagtttttatcttattatctttaAATGTCTATCTGATTTTTCTTCCCAGATAACTAGTCGGGGCTAGATGAATACAATATACTAAGAGCTAATGACAACATATTGTATGTGCCAAAGTGACTTCCTTTGTGTGGAGACAATGTTCTAAGTTACGAACTCGCGGGATGTGACAAATGTTCCTTATTGCGTCCTCGAGGTCCTAGGGGCTATGACGCCTCTCGCTCACGTCAGACCTAGCGTTGACCCGATTAAGCTCCTTGATTAGTAACGAAGTCATCCTACACTAGTTGGATGAGGAAGCGACTAGATGACCTGATGACAACCAGGATCCTGAATGGACGTAcatcctacccagaagcccgaGTTATCACTCAGAGAGGCAACTTGTCCAGATGTCTTCTTCGGCTAGGCTAAGTTTCTTGATCCGTCACaacctcatttcacgtactaatAGGGGGTTTGACGttgagtagtatagaactaccatatCCGGATACCTCAGGGTTTTTCATCATTCTCGGGgaatatctttatctctaggaagggAATCCCTAGACATATGGAAACCGCCTATAGATACTCAGGATATCTCCTAAACatgaaagtttatctccaagaataggaaagAATACTCCAGAGGCCATACGATGCACCCTATATATGCAGAGCTTAGGGACCCTACGGAGCACAATTTGAGCCAAGTAGAGACAATTCAATACAAGCCATTACACACCATTGAAGTGttacacccggttttaacagacgAAACtaagtgtggcttatgtgtgcccagaaaatttaacacacataaggacgtcataggtgaagtaacaaaaataatactttaacttatagtcatttacttcttacaataaagacttcacctaaacaacttcaaaagctaaacgacagcatctaaataACGGCAGCGAGATGAAAGCATCGGTGACCAAGcactccataggcaccgactagaagacacgctcctagaacaccaggtcgtcaccTTGGAAATCTCTAAAGTCTTCCATTGAGCAGCATATGGATTGGGggagatagcaagagtgagcacatagagtactcagcaagtgtggaaaagtaatgatatgcaggcttatatcaagaatagactAACTCATggtttatttgcgtaaatgcgagtaatgaaaacatatttgaactcaaaaggcattaaattattaagtaaatgtgATCCAAATAGTCCatcacccagcatacaaggctccccaccttgcataccacaaccatctagtacttcctgtactataaccaaaaccataaccaaacccgtaaccacaaccaactaatcatgtgaggatccaagtctctcgtaatcgtgagcacggctgttatagcaattttacactctacagaggttgtc includes:
- the LOC133915149 gene encoding uncharacterized protein LOC133915149, coding for MLLRRPLQTLTLPPFLLRRLSAAAEALVSPADPHHADPLSPPYDYLPGHPRPDAKHDEVILAVPRASSGRHVAAKERKAGRVPAIVFEQENGQEGGNKRLVSVPSKQIRKLVDHLGRSFFLSRLFRIQVWSEHAGQGDLVESVRVLPRKVHLHAGTDEPLNVTFMRAPSSALLKIDVPLMFIGDDASPGLRKGAYFNTIKRTVKFLCPADIVPPYIEVDLSELDVGQKLLMRDLKVHPALKLLQSPDQPICSIIGSRAPEQKKTK